Proteins from one Camelina sativa cultivar DH55 chromosome 8, Cs, whole genome shotgun sequence genomic window:
- the LOC109125112 gene encoding protein ZINC INDUCED FACILITATOR-LIKE 1-like — MLRNILFFAFLVTIFSLWIPETLHNHKFDDDQSFGAVKGDPDSNKVAEKNEKSSLLKNWPLMSSIIVYCIFSLHNMAYSEIFSLWANSPRKFGGLAYTTADVGSVLAISGFGLC; from the exons ATGCTTCGTAATATCCTTTTTTTTGCGTTCTTGGTGACCATATTTTCGTTATGGATTCCG GAAACATTGCACAATCACAAGTTTGATGATGATCAGTCTTTTGGTGCTGTCAAAGGTGATCCTGACTCTAATAAAGTGgcagagaaaaatgaaaaaagttcTCTTTTGAAAAACTGGCCACTAATGTCATCTATCATCGTCTACTGCATCTTTTCACTTCATAATATGGCTTACTCAGAA ATCTTTTCGTTGTGGGCAAACAGCCCGAGGAAATTTGGAGGTTTGGCATATACCACTGCAGATGTTGGTTCTGTTCTTGCAATTTCAG GCTTTGGTCtctgttga
- the LOC104705635 gene encoding protein ZINC INDUCED FACILITATOR-LIKE 1-like → MAEQEYTECLLGNKYHDGCPGCKVDQMKRLRRGFPFWELFSVWIIVLCTALPISSLFPFLYFLIDDFGIANKEEDIGFYAGFVGCSFMLGRALTSVIWGLVADRYGRKPVILIGTASVVVFNTLFGLSLNFWMAIITRFCLGSFNGLLGPIKAYAMEIFRDEYQGLALSAVSTAWGIGLIIGPAIGGFLAQPAKQYPSLFSQDSIFGKFPYFLPCFAISIFAFLVTIISLWIPETLHNHKFDDDQPFDAVKDDPESNKVAEKNEKSSLLNNWPLVSSIIVYCILSLHDMAYSEIFSLWANSPRKYGGLGYTTADVGSVLAISGFGLLIFQLSLYSYAERNLGPIIVTRISGSLALVVLSTYPLIAKLSGVALTLTVNSASVAKNVLSTSAITGLFILQNKAVRQDQRGAANGIAMTAMSFFKAVGPAAAGIIFSWSEKRQNAYFLPGTQMVFFILNVVLALGVLMTFKPFLAETQH, encoded by the exons ATGGCGGAACAAGAGTATACGGAGTGTTTGCTAGGGAATAAGTACCATGACGGTTGTCCTGGATGCAAAGTTGACCAGATGAAGAGGCTTCGCCGTGGCTTTCCTTTCTGGGAACTTTTCTCCGTTTGGATCATCGTCCTCTGCACTG CTCTACCAATATCTTCTCTATTCCCTTTCCTTTACTTTCTG ATCGATGATTTTGGCATAGCAAATAAGGAAGAAGACATTGGTTTCTACGCTGGGTTTGTTG GTTGCTCGTTTATGCTGGGACGAGCGTTGACATCTGTGATCTGGGGACTTGTTGCTGATCGTTATGGTAGAAAACCTGTAATCCTTATTGGAACTGCTTCAGT GGTCGTTTTCAATACTCTGTTTGGTCTAAGTTTGAATTTCTGGATGGCCATTATTACAAGGTTTTGCCTCGGTAGTTTCAACGGTTTACTTGGTCCTATAAAG GCATACGCAATGGAAATTTTCCGTGATGAGTATCAAGGTTTAGCACTCTCTGCA GTTAGTACAGCATGGGGAATTGGACTCATCATTGGCCCTGCTATAGGAGGTTTTCTTGCTCAG CCTGCAAAGCAATATCCAAGTTTATTCTCACAGGACTCGATTTTTGGCAA ATTCCCCTACTTTTTGCCATGCTTTGCAATATCCATTTTTGCGTTCTTGGTGACCATAATTTCGTTATGGATTCCG GAAACATTGCACAATCACAAGTTTGATGATGATCAGCCTTTTGATGCTGTCAAAGATGATCCTGAATCTAATAAAGTGgcagagaaaaatgaaaaaagttcTCTCTTGAACAACTGGCCACTAGTTTCATCTATTATCGTCTACTGCATCCTTTCACTTCATGATATGGCTTACTCAGAG ATCTTTTCATTGTGGGCAAACAGTCCGAGGAAATATGGAGGTTTGGGATATACCACTGCAGATGTTGGTTCTGTTCTTGCAATTTCAG GATTTGGTCTCCTTATCTTTCAGCTTTCCCTCTACTCTTACGCGGAGAGGAATTTAGGCCCTATCATAGTTACACGTATATCTGGG AGTCTGGCTTTAGTTGTGTTATCAACTTACCCACTAATAGCAAAGTTATCTGGTGTCGCCCTTACCCTGACAGTAAATTCTGCATCCGTAGCAAAGAATGTTTTAAGC ACTTCTGCCATAACTGGATTGTTCATCCTTCAAAACAAGGCTGTA AGACAAGACCAAAGAGGAGCAGCTAATGGGATTGCCATGACAGCGATGTCTTTTTTTAAAGCAGTAGGTCCAGCCGCAGCAGGAATCAT TTTTTCTTGGAGCGAGAAACGTCAGAATGCTTATTTTCTCCCTG GCACCCAAATGGTATTCTTTATACTGAATGTGGTATTGGCACTCGGAGTACTTATGACGTTCAAACCGTTTCTAGCTGAAACACAACATtaa
- the LOC104705634 gene encoding protein ZINC INDUCED FACILITATOR-LIKE 1-like translates to MVEQEYTECLLGNKYHEIDDFDIAKKEEDIGFYAGFVGCSFMVGRALTSVIWGLVADRYGRKPVILIGTASVVVFNTLFGLSLNFWMAVITRFGLGSFNGLVGPIKAYAVETLRDEYQGLALSAVSTAWGIGLIIGPAIGGFLAQPAMQYPSLFSQDTIFGK, encoded by the exons ATGGTGGAACAAGAGTATACGGAGTGTTTGCTAGGGAATAAGTACCATGAG ATTGATGATTTTGACATagcaaagaaggaagaagacattGGTTTCTACGCTGGATTTGTTG GTTGCTCTTTCATGGTGGGGAGAGCGTTGACATCTGTGATATGGGGACTTGTTGCTGATCGTTATGGTAGAAAACCTGTAATCCTTATTGGAACTGCTTCAGT GGTCGTTTTCAATACTCTGTTTGGCCTAAGTTTAAATTTCTGGATGGCCGTTATCACTAGGTTTGGTCTCGGTAGTTTCAACGGTTTAGTCGGTCCTATCAAG GCATACGCAGTAGAAACGCTCCGTGATGAGTATCAAGGTTTAGCACTCTCTGCA GTTAGTACAGCATGGGGAATTGGACTCATCATTGGCCCTGCTATAGGAGGTTTTCTTGCTCAG CCTGCAATGCAATATCCAAGTTTATTCTCACAGGATACGATTTTTGGCAAGTAA